The proteins below are encoded in one region of Streptomyces cyanogenus:
- a CDS encoding GNAT family N-acetyltransferase: protein MTFTFRPLDPLKDAELLHQWVTHPKAAFWMMQDAKLEDVERAYMEIAADEHHHALLGLTRDGTPAFLMEHYDPAHRELVGLYEPRSGDVGMHFLVPATDSPVHGFTRSVITAVMFRLFEDPSVRRVVVEPDVRNTAVHALNAAVGFVPEREIDKPEKRALLSFCTREQFEKAVAA from the coding sequence ATGACCTTCACGTTCCGCCCCCTCGATCCCCTGAAGGACGCCGAGCTCCTGCACCAGTGGGTCACCCACCCCAAGGCCGCGTTCTGGATGATGCAGGACGCGAAGCTGGAAGACGTCGAACGCGCCTACATGGAGATCGCGGCGGACGAGCACCACCACGCGCTGCTCGGTCTCACCAGGGACGGCACGCCCGCGTTCCTGATGGAGCACTACGACCCCGCGCACCGGGAGCTGGTCGGGCTGTACGAGCCGCGGTCCGGGGACGTCGGGATGCACTTCCTGGTGCCGGCCACCGACTCCCCCGTGCACGGGTTCACCAGGTCGGTCATCACCGCCGTGATGTTCCGTCTCTTCGAGGACCCGTCGGTGCGGCGGGTCGTCGTCGAGCCGGACGTGCGCAACACGGCCGTGCACGCCCTGAACGCGGCCGTCGGCTTCGTGCCCGAGCGGGAGATCGACAAGCCGGAGAAGCGGGCGCTGCTGAGTTTCTGCACCCGCGAGCAGTTCGAGAAGGCGGTGGCCGCATGA
- a CDS encoding siderophore-interacting protein — MTTAVAAPFRFFALQVVRTRRLGPSLVRVTFGGADLHAFHSDGRDQSLSLFLPHPGQTEPVVPLELGDSWWQGWRELPDDVRAVMRSYTLRALRRDPDEVDIDFALHGVGPDAAAPAGPASRWAARAAAGDRVLLLGPAVADNRAIRFRPPEDTGLVVLCADETAVPAATAILESLPAGTRVRAWLEVPHAGDVQDVRTEADAEITWLVRHDGSPMAVDAVRAARLPDTGRAYVWLAGESGRVKALRRHFVGERGVDRRRVTFVGYWRRGMTEEQLRAAE, encoded by the coding sequence ATGACGACGGCCGTAGCCGCCCCGTTCCGTTTCTTCGCTCTTCAGGTCGTACGGACGAGGCGGCTCGGTCCGTCCCTGGTCCGGGTCACCTTCGGCGGAGCCGATCTGCACGCCTTCCACTCGGACGGACGGGACCAGTCGCTGTCCCTCTTCCTCCCGCATCCCGGGCAGACCGAACCCGTCGTGCCACTGGAGCTGGGCGACAGCTGGTGGCAGGGCTGGCGGGAACTGCCGGACGACGTGCGCGCGGTGATGCGCTCGTACACGCTCCGGGCGCTGCGCCGGGACCCCGACGAGGTCGACATCGACTTCGCGCTGCACGGTGTCGGACCGGATGCCGCCGCGCCCGCCGGACCGGCCTCCCGCTGGGCCGCGCGGGCCGCCGCCGGCGACCGGGTGCTGCTGCTCGGGCCCGCCGTCGCCGACAACCGGGCGATCCGGTTCCGCCCGCCCGAGGACACCGGGCTCGTCGTGCTGTGCGCCGACGAGACCGCCGTACCCGCCGCGACCGCCATCCTGGAGTCCCTGCCCGCCGGTACCCGGGTCCGGGCCTGGCTGGAGGTCCCGCACGCCGGTGACGTCCAGGACGTGCGCACGGAGGCGGACGCGGAGATCACGTGGCTCGTACGGCACGACGGGTCCCCCATGGCCGTCGACGCCGTACGGGCCGCCCGGCTGCCGGACACCGGGCGGGCGTACGTGTGGCTCGCGGGCGAGTCGGGCCGGGTGAAGGCGCTGCGGCGGCACTTCGTCGGCGAGCGCGGGGTGGACCGGCGGCGCGTCACCTTCGTCGGCTACTGGCGGCGGGGCATGACGGAGGAACAGCTCCGGGCCGCGGAGTAG
- a CDS encoding lysine N(6)-hydroxylase/L-ornithine N(5)-oxygenase family protein, whose protein sequence is MTARPEAHSTTHDFVGIGLGPFNLGLACLTEPIAELDGVFLESKPDFEWHAGMFLDGAHLQTPFMSDLVTLADPTSPYSFLNYLKEKGRLYSFYIRENFYPLRVEYDDYCRWAAGQLSSIRFGTTVTEVTYEDELYVVRTEAGDTYRARHLVLGTGTVPFVPEACRGLGGDFLHTSRYVHRKAELLKKRSVTIVGSGQSAAEIYFELLAEIDVHGYQLNWVTRSPRFFPLEYTKLTLEMTSPDYVDYFRALPEETRYRLEKQQKGLFKGINSDLIDSIFDLLYQKNVESGDRPVPTRLLTNSTLRTATYQDGTYTLGFHQDEQGKDFEIRTEGLVLATGYHYTPPAFLDPVRDRLRFDGHGRFDVARNYAVDVTGRGVFLQNAGVHTHSVTSPDLGMGAYRNAYIIRELLGTEYYPVEKTIAFQEFAV, encoded by the coding sequence TTGACCGCGCGTCCTGAAGCCCACAGCACGACCCACGACTTCGTGGGGATCGGGCTCGGCCCCTTCAACCTCGGCCTCGCCTGCCTGACCGAGCCGATCGCCGAGCTGGACGGCGTCTTCCTGGAGTCCAAGCCCGACTTCGAGTGGCACGCCGGCATGTTCCTGGACGGCGCCCACCTCCAGACCCCGTTCATGTCGGACCTGGTCACCCTGGCCGACCCGACCTCGCCGTACTCCTTCCTGAACTACCTGAAGGAGAAGGGCAGACTGTACTCATTCTACATCCGCGAGAACTTCTACCCGCTGCGGGTCGAGTACGACGACTACTGCCGCTGGGCCGCGGGGCAGCTGAGCAGCATCCGCTTCGGCACCACGGTCACCGAGGTGACGTACGAGGACGAGCTGTACGTCGTCCGCACCGAGGCCGGGGACACCTACCGCGCCCGGCACCTGGTGCTCGGCACCGGCACGGTCCCCTTCGTGCCGGAGGCGTGCCGGGGGCTCGGCGGGGACTTCCTGCACACCTCCCGGTACGTGCACCGCAAGGCGGAGCTGCTGAAGAAGAGGTCCGTCACGATCGTCGGCAGCGGGCAGAGCGCGGCCGAGATCTACTTCGAGCTGCTCGCCGAGATCGACGTCCACGGCTACCAGCTCAACTGGGTCACCCGCTCCCCGCGGTTCTTCCCGCTGGAGTACACCAAACTGACCCTGGAGATGACCTCCCCGGACTACGTCGACTACTTCCGGGCGCTGCCCGAGGAGACCCGCTACCGGCTGGAGAAGCAGCAGAAGGGCCTGTTCAAGGGCATCAACTCGGACCTCATCGACTCGATCTTCGACCTGCTGTACCAGAAGAACGTCGAGAGCGGCGACCGTCCGGTGCCCACCCGGCTGCTCACGAACTCCACGCTGCGCACGGCGACGTACCAGGACGGCACCTACACGCTCGGCTTCCACCAGGACGAGCAGGGCAAGGACTTCGAGATCCGCACCGAGGGCCTGGTCCTGGCCACCGGCTACCACTACACCCCGCCGGCCTTCCTGGACCCGGTCCGGGACCGCCTCCGCTTCGACGGGCACGGCCGCTTCGACGTCGCCCGCAACTACGCCGTCGACGTCACCGGCCGCGGGGTCTTCCTGCAGAACGCCGGCGTCCACACGCACAGCGTCACCAGCCCCGACCTGGGCATGGGCGCGTACCGCAACGCGTACATCATCCGTGAGCTGCTCGGCACGGAGTACTACCCGGTCGAGAAGACCATCGCCTTCCAGGAGTTCGCCGTATGA
- the desA gene encoding lysine decarboxylase DesA, whose protein sequence is MRSHLLNGLTAEHYRRSVTEGVERVAAKLATTDRPFTGVTVDALSPAIDAIDLDRPLGDTTAVLDELEDVYLRDAVYFHHPRYLAHLNCPVVIPAVLGEAVLSAVNSSLDTWDQSAGGTLIERRLIDWTAARIGLGPAADGVFTSGGTQSNLQALLLAREEAKPGRTGWEEGNSLGRLRVFASEVSHFSVKKSAKLLGLGPDAVVSIPVDHDKRMQTVALARELERCASDGLVPMAVVATAGTTDFGSIDPLPEIAGLCAQYGVWMHVDAAYGCGLLASLKYRDRIDGIERADSVTVDYHKSFFQPVSSSAVLVRDAATLRHATYHAEYLNPRRMVQERIPNQVDKSLQTTRRFDALKLWMTLRTMGADGVGQLFDEVCDLAREGWKLLAADPRYDVVVEPSLSTLVFRYVPAAVTDPAEIDRANLHARKALFASGDAVVAGTKVAGRHYLKFTLLNPETRTADIAAVLDLIAGHAEQYLGESLDRAS, encoded by the coding sequence ATGCGCTCGCACCTGCTCAATGGCCTCACCGCGGAGCACTACCGCCGCTCCGTGACCGAAGGAGTCGAGCGGGTGGCGGCCAAACTCGCCACCACCGACCGTCCGTTCACCGGCGTCACCGTGGACGCCCTCTCCCCCGCCATCGACGCGATCGACCTGGACCGCCCGTTGGGCGACACCACCGCCGTGCTGGACGAACTGGAGGACGTCTACCTCCGGGACGCGGTCTACTTCCACCACCCCCGCTACCTCGCCCACCTCAACTGCCCGGTCGTCATCCCCGCGGTGCTCGGCGAGGCCGTGCTCTCCGCGGTCAACTCCTCGCTGGACACCTGGGACCAGTCGGCCGGCGGCACCCTCATCGAGCGCAGGCTCATCGACTGGACGGCCGCCCGCATCGGCCTCGGCCCGGCCGCCGACGGCGTCTTCACCTCCGGGGGCACCCAGTCCAACCTCCAGGCACTGCTGCTGGCGAGGGAGGAGGCCAAGCCGGGGCGGACAGGGTGGGAAGAGGGGAACTCCCTCGGCAGGCTGCGCGTCTTCGCCTCCGAGGTGAGCCACTTCAGCGTGAAGAAGTCCGCGAAACTGCTCGGCCTCGGCCCGGACGCCGTCGTCTCGATCCCCGTCGACCACGACAAGCGCATGCAGACGGTCGCCCTCGCCCGCGAACTGGAGCGCTGCGCGAGCGACGGCCTGGTCCCCATGGCCGTCGTCGCCACCGCCGGCACCACCGACTTCGGCTCCATCGACCCGCTGCCGGAGATCGCGGGACTGTGCGCCCAGTACGGCGTCTGGATGCACGTGGACGCGGCCTACGGCTGCGGACTGCTCGCCTCCCTGAAGTACCGGGACCGCATCGACGGCATCGAGCGCGCCGACTCGGTCACCGTCGACTACCACAAGTCCTTCTTCCAGCCGGTCAGTTCCTCCGCCGTGCTGGTCCGGGACGCGGCCACGCTGCGGCACGCCACCTACCACGCGGAGTACCTCAACCCGCGCCGCATGGTGCAGGAACGTATTCCCAACCAGGTGGACAAGTCGCTCCAGACCACCCGCCGCTTCGACGCCCTCAAGCTGTGGATGACGCTGCGCACGATGGGCGCCGACGGCGTCGGGCAGCTCTTCGACGAGGTGTGCGACCTGGCCCGGGAGGGCTGGAAGCTGCTGGCCGCCGACCCCCGCTACGACGTCGTCGTCGAGCCCAGCCTGTCCACCCTCGTCTTCCGCTACGTCCCGGCCGCCGTCACCGACCCCGCCGAGATCGACCGCGCCAACCTCCACGCCCGCAAGGCCCTGTTCGCCTCCGGTGACGCCGTGGTCGCGGGCACCAAGGTGGCCGGCCGCCACTACCTGAAGTTCACCCTGCTCAACCCCGAGACACGGACGGCCGACATCGCCGCCGTCCTCGATCTGATCGCCGGCCACGCCGAGCAGTACCTGGGAGAGTCCCTTGACCGCGCGTCCTGA